One Nematostella vectensis chromosome 10, jaNemVect1.1, whole genome shotgun sequence genomic window carries:
- the LOC5516435 gene encoding zinc finger protein 143, producing MEQSLAKEKVKNSHAESKPDENSTEADKFCIEITYQPMHNSKNNNPSILHVQNEKNDLKLIKAEDESVGNVAHSATSGLDAQPISMVHGRLCNNEEPSDDSVLVIQETEKSDCKSPVSSASGMSGNTGPAMENVMSNEGLTSMHDTQRESINISIPNIHSVEILPPSPVISEHNELPHADNLDSDLDGQVITCNSSVLLQDTAIISSGLSVALPQAVVLTTSALSTLCPTSPSPVTTGSLEGAEYGDQQDADGILIPKVEPGQAYIGLTTAVSGISESDNKLITTCAGEGIAVTTNQSGMCYLRQIFDHDQVTSEGPMPTIVHGVASNELPELQQCKWESCCHHFLTLDDLVNHVNEYHITFDKDSEYRCRWQGCNRNGKGFNARYKMLIHMRTHTGERPHKCTFDSCEKSFSRLENLKIHQRSHTGEKPYSCPIEGCDKRYSNSSDRFKHTRTHYERKPYHCRIEGCEKRYTDPSSLRKHLKTYHGQESSIEMDTD from the exons ATGGAGCAGTCATTGGCAAAGGAAAAAGTCAAGAATAGCCATGCAGAGAGTAAACCTGATGAAAACTCCACAGAAGCAGATAAATTCTGCATAGAAATAACATATCAGCCTATGCATAActcaaaaaataataatcctTCAATTTTACATGTTCAGAATGAGAAAAATGACTTGAAATTGATAAAAGCTGAAGATGAGTCTGTGGGTAATGTAGCACATTCAGCGACAAGTGGACTAGATGCGCAGCCCATCTCAATGGTGCATGGGAGGCTGTGTAACAATGAAGAACCAAGCGACGACTCAGTGTTAGTCATCCAGGAGACTGAAAAAAGTGATTGCAAGTCTCCTGTTTCTTCAGCATCAGGCATGTCTGGGAATACTGGGCCAGCAATGGAGAATGTTATGTCCAATGAGGGATTAACCAGCATGCATGACACCCAGAGGGAAAGCATTAACATCTCCATACCCAATATACACTCAGTGGAGAttctccccccctctcccgtCATCAGTGAACATAATGAGCTGCCCCACGCTGACAACCTGGATAGTGACCTGGATGGTCAGGTGATCACATGTAACTCAAGCGTCCTCTTGCAGGACACTGCTATCATAAGCTCTGGTCTTAGTGTTGCTCTGCCCCAGGCGGTTGTCCTGACAACATCAGCCCTCTCAACGCTCTGCCCAACATCCCCGTCACCGGTAACTACTGGTTCTCTAGAGGGTGCTGAGTATGGTGATCAACAAGATGCTGATGGGATCTTGATTCCTAAAGTAGAGCCAGGACAGGCATATATTGGG CTAACAACAGCAGTGTCTGGAATCAGTGAAAGTGATAATAAATTGATCACCACCTGTGCGGGGGAGGGTATAGCCGTGACCACCAATCAAAGTGGCATGTGTTACCTGCGCCAAATCTTTGACCATGACCAAGTCACCTCAGAAGGGCCAATGCCTACCATAGTTCATGGTGTCGCATCTAATGAGCTACCAGAATTGCAACAATGCAAGTGGGAGAGCTGCTGCCATCATTTCCTAACACTAGATGACCTCGTAAATCATGTTAATGAATACCATATCACATTTGACAAGGACTCAGAGTATCGCTGTCGGTGGCAAGGTTGCAATCGTAATGGCAAGGGTTTTAATGCACGGTATAAAATGCTTATCCATATGCGGACACACACCGGTGAAAGACCCCATAAATGTACTTTTGATTCATGCGAGAAAAGCTTCTCTAGACTGGAGAATCTGAAAATCCATCAGCGTTCACACACAGGAGAAAAACCTTATTCTTGCCCTATTGAGGGTTGCGACAAGAGATATTCTAATTCTAGTGACAGATTTAAGCACACTAGGACTCATTATGAGAGAAAGCCATATCATTGTAGGATAGAGGGGTGTGAGAAGCGATACACAGACCCAAGCTCTTTAAGAAAACACCTTAAGACTTACCATGGGCAGGAATCAAGTATAGAGATGGACACAGACTGA